A stretch of DNA from Ciona intestinalis chromosome 8, KH, whole genome shotgun sequence:
accattacttaaacattacataaatttaaatattttacagtttcTTTGACCCAGAGATTAGTTGTCCAAATACATTCTTTCTAATGTTAATTAATATCTCCCTAATATTTAGATTCAACAAACCACCTTATCTAATACGTTCTCTAGGTCTGTGATGTCTCTTCCCATGCTGTGGTATTTCTCTTGCAGTCGGTGGAACTAAcattgtatgaatgaatgaatgagtgtgtATTACAACTTGATGGTAGCTTgtacttgtaagcgggcacgaggtgtatgaaacagaacacccgtgttgtaacgagtgtcgttgccccaccatgcgaggtaaaatgagttacatacgtggtaacttgtaagcgggcacgagatgtataaaacagaacacccgtgttgtaacgaatgtcgttgccacgccatgcgagcataaataagttacatacgtgataattggtaagcgggcaccaggtgtatgagacagaacacattatatacattaattaattaattaacgtAACTTAATTATTCTTGCATGGAAATGAAATGACAgattatgaaacagaacatctgtgatATAAGTCCATTACgtttcattcaatcattcaggATAAAGAAGCCCCATATAAACCTATCATCCAACCACCCACCTCTTGCTCCAACTTCTCCTTCTCTTCATCCATCTCTTCTATCTCCCCAGATGCGTTGTTAGCGATCCGCTCCACTGACACGAACTGGTGCGCGATAAGTAGACGGGATAATCTCTCCACCTCCCGCTGAACCTTCTGGAACTCCAAGTACGAGGATCGTTCGTCGTGCAACTTCTGGAGAGTTGGTGTGATCTCTTCATCCAATGTCTGGGAAATAGGGAAAGACTTTATATAAGGTCTcttctttaataaaataaatatattaaaaaaagtaaaataagacaaaataaaataatttttgggAAAAGTATAAGGtcttttttttaggaaaaatgcAGGCGCCTATCTTttgagaatattttttttggaaaaccaCATGCATTCTTATATTACAGTTACACACTTTTCTTCTAATGTCTGGTGGGAATATTGCAAGGCTTAATATGGTCAAAGTaagaaataaaatgcatttttttacccaactatttcaataaaaaagtaatatatatatataggttgttCAGCTTTTCCaccatacaaaacaaattttattccaTTGTTTTGGCTGCGATAAGCCTATAAACATCCAAAACCATTAGGATTAAATACGAATGTTAAAGTTTACTCACCCGGTTTATCTGGTTGAGTTTGTTTTCCTTCTTCTCGATCATCTTTTGCGCCGAGTCCTTCTTAGACTCGTACATGCTCGTACCAGTGGCTTCCTCTATCATGGATAAGATCTCAGGTGGCTTCATGTTCATTACCTTTCAATATAGCTTAACATTATGGGCTGCCTGGGTGTCATTTTATacttttgaaaattttgaaattttatactttgggttttatgtttatttctaGTTATAAACAAAGGTAAAAATCTgtcaaaaaattatgaaaattaaGAAGATGTTTGAGAAGATTTTTTTACGAGGAGCTTCTTGTTCGTGGTCTGTTGTAAGCACggctgttttaaaatgcaataacataaagttaaacagtTAGTATTGCGGCAGTATTTCTTTAACAGTAGAGAACGACGTGTCAATTGCTTATTGCTGTGTTCAAcctaaaaaactatatattgtttaattttatgaacACAGTCGGAAAGAAGGGATTCTATTTTTGCCAAACAATTTCCCATAGCTTAATACAGAAGGAGTTCCATGGATTATAACAAGCAGGAAATCCCAACCTGATTCATCATATACTAAACTATATTAATATCATTTGTGGGGTGAATCATATAAAGATTAAACACGTGTTGTCCCATTAAGGCAATCCTATGCACTATGACATATGATTactatgtgatgtcataatgataaAGGTCAAATAGAGTCCACAACAGAAGTGGTGTTGATTTTATCAAGTTCCTTGGGTTGCAACAATAAAATGGGGCAACTGTAAGAGcaggtttgtattttttatcagaatatttaaagataagttacttttataattGAAGAATTAAGTAGTTGCTGCAACCTCTGGAAAATTCTCAGTTTAGGCCTGTAGCAGCCTGTACCACATAAACTTATATAATTCAATACcagtgtgtgatgtcataacaaaaAAGGTCATATAGAGTTCACCTTTGTAACACGACCTTGCATGATGAGAAAATGCGGGTTGTTCACGTTTAAACCGACCGATCGGAATAAATCGGAGACCCTCGAGTTTTGTGCGTTCACCCCGTtgatcaaatatttatttcgtcCTCCGATCACTATCTGTCTCGTGATCTGGAATTAATAAAtcaatataattaatatttgggTTTCTTTCTAAAAAATGCATATACATCATGGgctgtaatgtttgtattgaaactgaccagaaaatccaggttttattgaaataaagaCAACTGTATCATGTATATGTATGAGGGGTAATCTTTGTTGCATACTTTATTTCCAATTTAAAGATTTAGTTTATTCATGTGTTGCAAATAAAGCTAAACAAATGTACCATAACCAAACAGATAAAATAAACGTTACAATAAGAAAAAGGAATGTTTAACAGCGAGCATGAAGTTGACCGATATTTCActaaaatcataaaactttTTCAACTTGAATGAATATCAGttatataatgaaaaataaatgaggTTGTTATTTACAGTTATTTCATTGTGAGCTTCCATCCCCATTGGGCTTTGTTCCTTGTTACTGTTGTCGAATGTGATGCAGACGGTGGCTTTGTTGATCCCAGCTTGCCCattcttatacacaagatCCTGGAGGTTGGTGGCTCGGACCTTAAACAACAGTTAAGTATTATACATAAAGTAAATCATATGttgtattctatattggtgaggcCCTACAGCGACCGCCATGGGTCCTTAgacaacattatatattcatACTCTATAATGTTCACTAATAGGTTGAAtaatctatatgggtgaagtcttACAGTGAAGCATGCCACCTCCATTATGCCAGGGtttgctcattaccccaacacccaaggttctacaacccattagtgaccactgggttggagcaatgtccatTAATTGTCTTGCCTAGCGACCATTAAGTGCCggtatcgagcattgaacccggtatccttcaGTCACAATGTAAGTACTTAACCACTGGGCCACAGTGCCAAACATATAAAGCAATACATTGTATTGATATGTCTGAAATGCAATCTATTTCCTGTATGCGTCATAAGGTAAAGAAACTATGTCATCATATACATGTGTGCATGAGATTATGAGTCATATTATGCTAATATGTACAGTGTTGGTAGGATGTACAATTCTTACTAAGGGACTGAAGTTGTATATGTGGGAattatattattcaaatatttggtTCTGACTTcggttattatatataaatcctATTCATTAATTATTACGAGcagtattattttgtataaGTATTAAGaagttttcacaaaaaatagGAAAGTAAGAAGCATGGACCCAACTTATTGGAGGCATCTTGCAAATACTTCAACTGAATATTTTATCCAAACCAATGagacaaaaaacttttacgaTGCGAGGCAAATATGTCAGGATTTTGGGGGAATATTGGCGTCAGTGACTTCTGGGTTTGTGCAAGTTTTTTTGGAGAGTATTATTCCCATGTCTGTGTCATCAGATAAAGCTGGAAACCGTAGTTATTGGATTGGAGCCTCAAGGAATGGAAGTCATTCTCCGTGGACATGGGAGGATAACATAACAGTGGTTTACTCAAACTGGGCTCCAAATGAAAGCAATCAAACTGACGAGAattgtgcaaatataaaatcagATTCCCAACACAAGTGGTACAGCAGCCATTGTGAGTTTGATCAATACAAATACATTTGTGAAAGGGAAATtgtaaatacaacaacaacagcagcaaatTTAAACGGTGAGTCAAAAATTAGACGTAATATAACAATGAACCAACATTATGagataaaaattatgtatacAGAcagttaaaactttttttgacatttcGATATGCTTGttgtagcagcattgagccttgaactaGTACGACTGGACTACAGGCAACTAagctaaccactgagccatggGACTGAACTGTATATTTATACCGTACAAGCATTCATTTTATATGTATGTGCTGTTACTGCTATGCCAGAAGTTTAAAtcattattttgaaattaaagaCATAATAAGCGCACAgtctaaacaaaattaattaaaataattcagCAGAAAGTTTTGACAGACCAAGAAATGCTATGCATCCCAAATGtacataaacattattttgtacatttattatttacagttACAACAACCCCAGCACCTTCTACAACATTCAGCCCAACATTGAACAATAATACAACAGCTGCATATGTTGGATCTACTgcttataaaacaacaacaacatacacAACATCTCTACCAACTGATACCGACACCACATTTGTTACAAGGACTACAAACACACCAATCACATCCCCACACAACACAGGAATATCTACAGAGCTACTGAttattattctgttacttGTTGGGATATTTGTGCTTGTAGTTATAAGCTCTTTGATGATCATGATTAAACGAAGAaggtttgtaaaaatatgacaaagtatttttatttgcatccataaacaatttaattcatGGTATATAATGTTAGTTagctattttaattaatgcaTTATTCAGGCATATAGCCTACTCCAGagtaataaactaaatataggtaatttatatatatattgtttatttgcaATTAGCGAGCggttaatgtttatattgaagttatatattttactaattaTGCAGGCCCATGCACACAAATCTTCTTTGTACTTTTGGTCTTTATTGTTAAAAGTGCAACAATTTATTCCCATTCATTTGAGCTGCTATTCTGTATTTGATTTTTAGACTTTGGAAATTGTagctaaaactaaaaaaatggtgGAAAGCGAGCCTAGAGATTAgaaataatgttattataaCTTTTAGAAGTCGGCGTGGACGGATATTTGTCACTGAAGCTTTGCAACAAAGCACGAGGGAGAGAGAGGTTGAGATAAGGTTGCAACGAGACACGGGGTCAACCATGGATGAAAATCTGATCGAACAAACCAATAATCTCGTTGAAATAACCTCAGAAAACGCATCAATTGAAGGAAACAGGGAAAGCCAGTACCACGAAGCGAGCCTTTCAACTCAGTATAACAATGCAACTTAtggtaagtttttttattgatattcaattttttggtaatattgACTTTTTTGGCTTCTCGGGATCGGTATAAATACGATAATTTTGGTCCAACATTTTCATCACGACTGACAGAAGCTTTGAAATATAATGTCGTTTTACTTAAAGTTATCGAGTAGGGATGTGCCGAAATTAAGCCAAAGTAAAATGCGCGTGATAGAGTGCTGGCTTCTTTgtaattccaaaaaaattggGCCGAGAGGCGAGCCCGCATGCGATTACTATGTTGGATGCGAgagcaaaataataaaaacaatgaaagtGTATAATGGCCCTACAatctaatattttgttataaacctCTATATCTCAGGTCAATATCGTTTTGCAGATCAAGTGAATGAAGTTGTGGATGACGATGATTATGTTGCTATTTATAGCACTTCCAAGAAAGTGATgaacagaaataaaacaccttGAATAAGGTCCTTATAGGTCTATGATGATAAAATGGAAGATACCATGTTTgggaaaaattacaaaactgatATGGAAACTTTGTGCAATGgttgtgtttaataaataaaaccttaTTTTTGTAAAGAATAAGTTTATTGGTCGATTTTAGTCGTAGGAGCTCATTTTTGCACATTCACACTCAAatctttaaactgtttattatacAGCAGTACCCGTGACCTGTAGGGATATTTCTTAATTATCAGCAAAATTGCCGTATTTTCAGGGGAATAACAAAATTCCTCCAGGTGACTTTTTACAATTTGGCcgacataaatatatacaatactgGCAGCTACAATAAGGAACTTCTGCGTTTTGAAATAATACTACAATGGAACATAAAATTGCatcttattattaaaatgcatttaaaaaatgagtgTAGGAAACGAGGTGtgggaaacagaacacccgtgttataatgactgtcgttttgcggCAACACgggataaagcaaattacattaattcaaTACCTGTGAAAGATTAGTAATTCCCAACAAGAAACAAATTGCATCCAATATATTTGACTTCCCGCTTCCGTTAAGTCCAGTTATTGCGTTAAATAGAGGATCGAATCCTTTTATGTCGGTTTGCTGGGCGTAGGATTTAAATCCGTCAACTGTAACGCTCTTAATATACATAGCTAATAACTAAACATGCCTCGTTGTTTATCTAATAAGTGGAAATCGTTTACAAATACAAAAGGAATAAGATTTTcagcaaaataaataatgcGATTTTATAGAAATGGCGGGAAAatttttgtgtatgatttctattttatccatagatgtttaaaaaatatttttaaattacctacTGTGTTTTATCAGAATACGGActctgtgttttatttttaaaaaaattaaaattacaatgtatgtaactttatgagtGAATATTTCAATGTATGACTTATAATTTGTGACTACTAAATTCGAgaaattactgttaagtttcttgcccaaagacacatatacccacaatagtagcatcAACCAGCCTTAAACCTGTTTTCTTTGGGCTACTGACTAGAGGCAGTCGATCCAATCACGGTTGCTGGTGCTTCTTATACTATCCAACATGCATCAGTACAAAATGTACCACCATTAATGTCCCTGCAGTTAAGATATTAACACAAAGTATAAACATTGCCCAACATTATCTCAACACTTGTGTGTTTACAACAAGCAGCCTTGTACCAAACAACTAAGATACAACTTGCAATATATTTAGTTCAAATGtaagattttattttgcttaaatCACCAAATCGTGAAATACTGATATAAATATTCGAGGGGAAGGTTTATGTTCAGCCAGAagaacaataataaacaaaaactagaTTTGTGACCTACAGCAATTAATTGGTTTAGTTAGTTATTAGATTCATATGATAACACAGGTTCAGAAATATGAgcttgaataaatgaatgtaacatatttatcctcggatggcggggcaacgacagtcgttataacacgggtgttctgtttcatacacctcttacaagttaccacgtatgtaactttgtaggtgttttttttgtatcgttgacaatttggacaacccattagagaCCACTCAGTTGTAGCAATTGGCGttaacgcccacaatggtagcagcattaagccaTGGATCCGATATTATTGGGTAATAAAATTGCTCGATGGCACACTGGACGCAAATGATAGTGGCCCAGAATAAAAAAGCTTTATGGatttgtgttaaatttagctatttttatatcattaaatctgTGCTAGAGCACAATCAACCGCTACAATGGGTTTGTGTTGGCAGCAAAGGTGTTGAAATCGGGGCAACCATCAGTGTCACTGTTATCGGAGTCACTCGATTGTGAATAAAGGTGCGGGAATACATCAAAGTCTACCGTGGGAAATCAGAATAGATAATCGACATATTCCACCTAAAACAGTATTATTAACttcaaaatgttaaaaatattgtttcttatgtttaattattgtaaCACAAAAGTGAGGTGCAAGCAGTTGGTGTTTGTTGTTCTAAGTTCttctatttaattatttttgtatttaaaatgtgatgCATGATTTATTATCAATCAGAAAAcacttaaaacaataaatttattacactTGCTTAAAGATAAGCACAAACCAAAGTGGGGAGCAAACAATTGATGTCAattttagttatattttaattaaaaagttaataactGGTTTGGCCAACATTATCAAGGGAAGTGCCACAAAAGTTTAGACGAGAAGTATTTGTTGAACCTGTAGTGAAGGATGTTGtaattttgctttttccaataaacaataattgtCACTTGAAAAATATAACGCATCAAGTCCTAGTTTGGATATTTTATCAAGACATCGGAACAATGGTCTCACATGTTCGGTTGCCGCACCAAGTATTGATATTTCGatctaaataaaatgattaacATAATAAGAGAATTCAAAATAACTTGGCCAGTATTTGGTTATAGAGcgttaatgttattttactttattttgccGATCTATTATTTTCTCGGAAATATCTTTCATGTAGTAGTTCAGGTTCATGTCATTACATCTAAAAGATTCCAAACCAAGCTTATCCATCACATCAAGATGAGAAAGAAGGGCTTGTGTCATTGAATCTGTCATCCGCAAACTTTTgatatttaattctttgatCTAAAGTAGAAACATCATTTATCAGGAATTTCTAAATCCAAACAATATTCTGTCCCATGTAACAAAGGAACCCATTGTGATTACATAATGATGATAATGGAAGTTCTTTCTTAATTCTTTACAACTTATTCTAAGCTTgctattatattatgtttatgtcaCAGTTAcacttatgatgtcattaaacaCTGATTGTTCTACCtttatttaatgataaacaCATATTTGATAATCTAACTGAATATTTT
This window harbors:
- the LOC108949719 gene encoding lymphocyte antigen 75-like isoform X2, producing the protein MDPTYWRHLANTSTEYFIQTNETKNFYDARQICQDFGGILASVTSGFVQVFLESIIPMSVSSDKAGNRSYWIGASRNGSHSPWTWEDNITVVYSNWAPNESNQTDENCANIKSDSQHKWYSSHCEFDQYKYICEREIVNTTTTAANLNVTTTPAPSTTFSPTLNNNTTAAYVGSTAYKTTTTYTTSLPTDTDTTFVTRTTNTPITSPHNTGISTELLIIILLLVGIFVLVVISSLMIMIKRRRSRRGRIFVTEALQQSTREREVEIRLQRDTGSTMDENLIEQTNNLVEITSENASIEGNRESQYHEASLSTQYNNATYDQVNEVVDDDDYVAIYSTSKKVMNRNKTP
- the LOC100178111 gene encoding uncharacterized protein LOC100178111, whose protein sequence is MQILQLPLGKIKELNIKSLRMTDSMTQALLSHLDVMDKLGLESFRCNDMNLNYYMKDISEKIIDRQNKIEISILGAATEHVRPLFRCLDKISKLGLDALYFSSDNYCLLEKAKLQHPSLQVEYVDYLF
- the LOC108949719 gene encoding lymphocyte antigen 75-like isoform X1 is translated as MDPTYWRHLANTSTEYFIQTNETKNFYDARQICQDFGGILASVTSGFVQVFLESIIPMSVSSDKAGNRSYWIGASRNGSHSPWTWEDNITVVYSNWAPNESNQTDENCANIKSDSQHKWYSSHCEFDQYKYICEREIVNTTTTAANLNVTTTPAPSTTFSPTLNNNTTAAYVGSTAYKTTTTYTTSLPTDTDTTFVTRTTNTPITSPHNTGISTELLIIILLLVGIFVLVVISSLMIMIKRRRSRRGRIFVTEALQQSTREREVEIRLQRDTGSTMDENLIEQTNNLVEITSENASIEGNRESQYHEASLSTQYNNATYGQYRFADQVNEVVDDDDYVAIYSTSKKVMNRNKTP